A single window of Aquarana catesbeiana isolate 2022-GZ linkage group LG10, ASM4218655v1, whole genome shotgun sequence DNA harbors:
- the LOC141109827 gene encoding chemerin-like receptor 1, which produces MEKFVNGQYKMRTPPVMSAYDQMDFSTINPSYDYDYYWPKCKVQNLTLDAADIVKILGLPSFQFAFTISKVLIIACFCMTFIIGIMGNGLVIWIAGFKMKTVSAVWFVNLAIVDFMFCISLPFRVTMWFLSYDDRTSLQAFNFALLHINSFISVLFLTAISIDRCVAIIWPFWSKVHRTRKLVNICSVFIWTVPLSIVIPGMLIYDTDIHIFYLLVPMYDDLSYYCQIKYSSAGKYLMFSRCFIMFGLSFSIILVCYSLIIFRLRSNTIKRPRKFQRTFRIIIAVVVCFFGCWFPYNVWPLIAKNETVYQVLTDFMISSLCLCLVSINSCLNPVLYVLLGKGEGSNWRKIKSRLECSMNELK; this is translated from the exons ATGGAGAAATTTGTAAATGGACAATATAAGATGAG AACCCCACCAGTCATGAGCGCTTATGACCAAATGGATTTTTCCACGATCAACCCAAGTTACGATTATGATTATTATTG GCCAAAATGCAAAGTACAGAATCTCACCCTGGATGCCGCTGACATTGTGAAGATACTTGGTTTGCCATCATTTCAGTTTGCATTCACCATTTCAAAAGTTCTGATTATTGCTTGCTTCTGTATGACTTTTATAATCGGAATTATGGGGAATGGTTTGGTGATCTGGATCGCCGGATTCAAGATGAAGACTGTCAGTGCCGTGTGGTTTGTCAACTTGGCCATTGTTGACTTCATGTTTTGTATTTCCCTCCCTTTCCGGGTAACAATGTGGTTTCTATCATATGATGATAGAACTTCTTTACAGGCATTTAATTTTGCATTGTTGCACATAAACTCCTTCATCAGTGTTTTGTTCCTAACAGCCATTAGCATTGACCGTTGTGTGGCCATCATTTGGCCATTCTGGTCCAAAGTACACCGTACAAGGAAATTAGTCAACATTTGTTCAGTGTTTATATGGACTGTACCCTTATCTATTGTAATACCAGGCATGCTCATTTACGATACAGATATCCACATTTTCTATCTCCTTGTTCCTATGTATGACGATCTTTCATATTATTGTCAGATCAAATATTCATCAGCTGGAAAATATTTAATGTTCTCTCGATGCTTCATCATGTTTGGGCTATCGTTTTCTATAATCCTTGTCTGTTACAGTCTGATCATCTTCAGACTTCGTTCGAACACGATTAAAAGGCCCAGGAAATTTCAGAGAACTTTCCGGATTATCATAGCTGTTGTGGTTTGCTTTTTCGGATGCTGGTTTCCATACAATGTGTGGCCGCTGATAGCAAAAAACGAAACTGTGTATCAAGTGCTCACTGATTTTATGATAAGTTCTTTGTGCCTTTGCCTGGTCTCCATCAACAGCTGTCTTAATCCTGTTCTTTATGTCTTATTGGGCAAAGGAGAAGGTTCCAACTGGAGGAAAATTAAATCTAGACTGGAATGTAGTATGAACGAGTTAAAATGA